In Rissa tridactyla isolate bRisTri1 chromosome 2, bRisTri1.patW.cur.20221130, whole genome shotgun sequence, a single window of DNA contains:
- the CCN4 gene encoding CCN family member 4 isoform X2 has protein sequence MTPTVPAVTEAYTRTQYCKWPCECPKSPPRCSVGISLVTDGCDCCKMCAKQRGESCTEADTCDFHRGLYCDYSGDRPRYEIGVCAQIVGVGCVLNGVRYNNGDTFQPNCKYNCTCINGAVGCIPMCTNSRPPLVWCPNPKLIKMAGKCCEQWICDDSKKIRKTSPRHISSAAYEGEDEAWQKNCIVHTSPWSPCSKTCGLGISTRISNDNDQCRLLKESRLCNMRPCEVDITKHIKPGKKCLAVYRANEPTNYTISGCVSKSPYRPKYCGVCTDNRCCTPYKSKTIEVRFQCPDGTEFSWKMLWINACFCNLNCKNPNDIFADLAHYHDYSEIAN, from the exons ATGACCCCCACCGTCCCTGCCGTGACAGAAGCCTACACGCGGACTCAGTACTGTAAGTGGCCATGCGAGTGTCCGAAGTCCCCACCTCGGTGCTCGGTAGGCATCAGCCTGGTCACAGACGGCTGCGACTGCTGCAAGATGTGTGCCAAACAGCGTGGAGAAAGTTGCACTGAGGCCGACACCTGTGATTTCCACAGGGGCTTGTACTGTGACTACAGTGGAGACAGACCTAGGTACGAAATAGGAGTATGTGCAC agatTGTCGGTGTAGGATGTGTCCTCAACGGAGTCAGGTATAACAATGGGGACACGTTTCAGCCCAACTGCAAATACAACTGCACGTGCATCAACGGGGCTGTGGGCTGTATTCCCATGTGCACAAACTCACGCCCTCCCCTCGTCTGGTGCCCAAACCCAAAGCTGATTAAGATGGCAGGGAAGTGCTGCGAgcagtggatttgtgatgactcCAAGAAAATCAGGAAGACGTCTCCACGCCACATCTCCTCTGCAG CGTACGAGGGAGAGGACGAAGCCTGGCAGAAGAACTGCATCGTTCACACCTCACCCTGGAGTCCCTGCTCAAAGACCTGCGGGCTGGGCATCTCCACCAGGATATCCAATGACAACGACCAGTGCCGGCTCCTGAAGGAAAGCCGCCTGTGCAACATGCGACCCTGCGAGGTGGATATAACCAAGCACATTAAG CCTGGGAAGAAGTGCTTGGCTGTCTACAGGGCCAATGAACCAACGAACTACACCATCTCAGGATGTGTGAGCAAAAGTCCATACAGACCCAAATATTGCGGCGTCTGCACAGACAACAGGTGCTGCACACCCTACAAGTCCAAGACTATTGAAGTGAGGTTTCAGTGCCCAGATGGAACTGAGTTTTCCTGGAAAATGCTGTGGATCAATGCTTGTTTTTGCAACCTGAACTGCAAGAACCCAAATGACATCTTTGCCGACTTGGCGCATTACCACGATTACTCTGAAATCGCTAATTGA
- the CCN4 gene encoding CCN family member 4 isoform X1 produces the protein MRWLLPWILATSSILQAIAQTSTTMTPTVPAVTEAYTRTQYCKWPCECPKSPPRCSVGISLVTDGCDCCKMCAKQRGESCTEADTCDFHRGLYCDYSGDRPRYEIGVCAQIVGVGCVLNGVRYNNGDTFQPNCKYNCTCINGAVGCIPMCTNSRPPLVWCPNPKLIKMAGKCCEQWICDDSKKIRKTSPRHISSAAYEGEDEAWQKNCIVHTSPWSPCSKTCGLGISTRISNDNDQCRLLKESRLCNMRPCEVDITKHIKPGKKCLAVYRANEPTNYTISGCVSKSPYRPKYCGVCTDNRCCTPYKSKTIEVRFQCPDGTEFSWKMLWINACFCNLNCKNPNDIFADLAHYHDYSEIAN, from the exons gCCATCGCCCAGACCTCCACCACCATGACCCCCACCGTCCCTGCCGTGACAGAAGCCTACACGCGGACTCAGTACTGTAAGTGGCCATGCGAGTGTCCGAAGTCCCCACCTCGGTGCTCGGTAGGCATCAGCCTGGTCACAGACGGCTGCGACTGCTGCAAGATGTGTGCCAAACAGCGTGGAGAAAGTTGCACTGAGGCCGACACCTGTGATTTCCACAGGGGCTTGTACTGTGACTACAGTGGAGACAGACCTAGGTACGAAATAGGAGTATGTGCAC agatTGTCGGTGTAGGATGTGTCCTCAACGGAGTCAGGTATAACAATGGGGACACGTTTCAGCCCAACTGCAAATACAACTGCACGTGCATCAACGGGGCTGTGGGCTGTATTCCCATGTGCACAAACTCACGCCCTCCCCTCGTCTGGTGCCCAAACCCAAAGCTGATTAAGATGGCAGGGAAGTGCTGCGAgcagtggatttgtgatgactcCAAGAAAATCAGGAAGACGTCTCCACGCCACATCTCCTCTGCAG CGTACGAGGGAGAGGACGAAGCCTGGCAGAAGAACTGCATCGTTCACACCTCACCCTGGAGTCCCTGCTCAAAGACCTGCGGGCTGGGCATCTCCACCAGGATATCCAATGACAACGACCAGTGCCGGCTCCTGAAGGAAAGCCGCCTGTGCAACATGCGACCCTGCGAGGTGGATATAACCAAGCACATTAAG CCTGGGAAGAAGTGCTTGGCTGTCTACAGGGCCAATGAACCAACGAACTACACCATCTCAGGATGTGTGAGCAAAAGTCCATACAGACCCAAATATTGCGGCGTCTGCACAGACAACAGGTGCTGCACACCCTACAAGTCCAAGACTATTGAAGTGAGGTTTCAGTGCCCAGATGGAACTGAGTTTTCCTGGAAAATGCTGTGGATCAATGCTTGTTTTTGCAACCTGAACTGCAAGAACCCAAATGACATCTTTGCCGACTTGGCGCATTACCACGATTACTCTGAAATCGCTAATTGA